CGTCTGGCGGTTTGATGGCCGGAAACTCGGGTTTGTAGGCTTCCCCACTACCACCACCAGACGTGTGTCTCACCGACCGGCTTCGACGACGGGCCGGGAGCGTTATCGAGCAGGTCGAACGCGGTCTCCGGCGAAAGCCCCAGTTCCTCCGCGACTTCCTCGGTAGAGACGACTGGGTTGTACCGCATATTCGTCTCCCGATTGACGATGGTGGCGGCGTCGTCGGGTGTGACGTTCCGCGATGCTTGCTCAGTCATCGCTCCGTTCCTCCCACGCCGACCGTCCAGAAGCCGGTACGTCTCGGTCGGAGTGGCGATTATCGCCACCCGCCTCCCCGTTCTGTCGCTGCTTCCACGCCGAGCGTCCAGCGGCGGGAGAGTCGCCGTCTTCGTCACTCGCGTTCAGTCGGCGCTTTTCGGTCTTGCTTCCACCGGGCGCACCTGCTGGCCCGTAGTCGGGCGTGTCGGACTTCCGCTGTTCGTACGCTGTCCGACCGGGGGCAGGAGCGTTGTTGCTCCTGCTGGTCTGGTTCGTTCGACTCCGCCCGTCGTCGTCCATCGAAGCGTGGAGTTCCTGTACGTCCTTGGTTAGTGCGGCGAGTTGGTCTCGAAGCCGCTCGATTTCTGGACTGCTCATATTCGTGGTTTCGGTCGCTGGTGATTGCTCGTCGGTACAATCCGCACACACGCAGTTGACTCGCGGAGCCGCACAGCCGTCTGCTGGCGAACACCGCGCCATCACCTCCATATTGTCAGGAAAGACGGCGATGTGGTCGGGGAATAGCGGGCCTTGAATCAGGTCGTAGTGGTCGCCCTGAAACGTCCCGGTGGTGTGTTCGTCGTCCACCGTCGCGTACCCCGCGCTCACGTTCAACTGCTCGCCTGCTCGCAGTTCCTCGACTACCTGCTCGGCGGTATCCCCGATGCTCTCTGCCTTCTCCACGTCAACTAACGCGGTTCCGCGCAGTTTCTCGCCACCGACAAACTCCGGGTCGAAGAACTCCCCGATGACGATACCCGTGTACGCGGTCGGATGTCGTGCTGTCTTGTCCCGGTTCTCCGGGTGGGAGAACGTGATGGGAACGCCATCCCACGCCTCGACGGTCTCCGCGATGCTCTCGGCGGGAAGGTACTCTTGCGTCCCGTTCTCCGGGTAGTCGAGTACCATCTCGCGGAGGGGAACCAGCGGGAACCGTAGGTACTCGCGTCCGTTCCGCTGGACGCTTCGCACGTTCGCGCTACCGACCGAGTTCTGGAACCAGCCGTTCGTTCGCTCGGTCGTCTCCATCTCCTCAGTCACGCCTCGGCCACCTCTTGCGCCTCAAGTTCGGCAACCCGTTCGCGGGTTGCGTCACGAATCAACTCGCTCGCCGTCGCATACCCGCCGTCTTCGCAGACGGCTTCGACTCGGCGGGCGAGCGAGTCCGGTATCTTTGGTCGCATCCGTACACTTAGTGTACGGGCCGCCAGCCCCAAAACGCTATTGTGGGATAAACCTCCGCTTTGTGGCTTCTACCGCCTGATTCGAGTTGAATCGAGCGGTGGTTTTGTGACCCTCCAGCACATACCTACTGGTGGGGCCAAGGCCCCTGCTCGTCGTACCAGAGTGGCTGGCTCACTTCGGAGGCTACGGCGAGCGAGTCAGTCGGACATGTTGGTGAACGTGTGCCTCCCGCGTTCCCTCCTCCACACAGACCGCCCCAGCCACGCGGTTTACTGCTCGATTTCTACTAGTAGATGTTGACGATTGAACGCTCACATGCCCTTCATCCCCTATCGTGATCGCCCGATCTCGATCGACGAGGGGTCCCGGGAGGTGTTCATTCCACACGAGACCGGCGTCTCGCTGACGACCAGAGACCACGAGCGCGACCACCGCCGCGTGACGATGGCCGACCTGATGACCGAGTGCAACTATCTGAACCCCGACGTGGAGGTCATCGCCGAGGTGAACACGGCAGCGAGCTTCGAGACGTTCGCCGAGACGCTGAACACGGGCCACGGGCTGCTCGGGACGACCCACGCCGAGGACGTAGAGACGCTGGTCAACCGCGTCGTCGAGCAGGGCCTCCCCCCCTACCTCCTGCAGGAGATCGATCTCCTCGTGTTCCCCAAGCGGGTCGGCGAAGACCGCTTCGTGGGAGAAGTCGTCGAGATCGTCGACGAGACCACGTACCGAGCGCTCGATCGGGACGCCGACAACTGCGGCGTCGTCCGGAAGGCCGACGCCACGGTGTACTGGAACACCGTCTGCACGCGCGATCGAAACGGCGAGTTCGAGCTCGCGGGGCTGGTCGGCGAAGGGAGCGAGCCGATCCACGCCTTCGAGCGGCTGGCCGACCAGACCGACCAGACGGTCGACGGCGTCGAAGCCATGTTCGAGCGCCGACACCGCTACGTCCAGTATCTCGTACAGGAAGGGATCACCGACGCCGACGAGCTGTTCGCGCTGCTGGCGGACCTCGAGACCGACGAGGCGGCGACGGTCGAGCGGCTACACCGAAAACGGACGGACGAACCGACGGTCCGCGGGGAGGAGATCGATGGCGACTGAGACGCCACGGCAGCTGAACCCGATCGATCGGGGCCTGTACGCCCTGTTCGCACAGCACGCCGACAGCGGCCGCCACGACGGCGACAGAGTCCGGTACCGGGCCGCAGATCTGGACGCGAGCTTCGAGCTGTATCTGGCCCGGACGTACGGACTGGCCTGGGTGGCCGGACTCGCCGGGTGTCTCTTCACGCTGGTCGTCACCGCGGTCGTCCCGCCGTCCGTCCTGGCCGAGGTCGTCGCGTTCTTCCAGAACGGCGTGCCCATCGTCAATCAGGTCCACTGGCCGGTCGTCCCGCGACCCGTCGTCGCCGTCGGAGCCGGTCTGGTCGGTGGTGGGGTACTTCGATTGCTCGTCGTCCGGGCCGGCAGTACGTACCTGCGGTGGGTGGGCGAGGCACGGCGCAGCGACATCGAGGCGACCCTCCCCGGTGCCGTGCGCTACCTCCGCGTGCTCGCGTCGGGGGAACACGATCAGCGGGCGATGCTCCGGCGCGTCGCCGACCAGGACGCGTACGGCGAGACCGCCGTCGCCTTCCAGCGGATCCTCAACCGGGCTGCGCTGACCGGCAGTCTCGACGAGGGGCTAGAACACGTCGCCAGCGAGACGCCCTCGCGGGACCTGCTGGCACCGTTCCTGCTGAAGTTCCGCGAGCACGCCAACCAGAGCGCCGACGCGCTGGAGGGGTACCTCCAGATGGAGGGGCGACTCCTCTCACACGAACAGTCGCGTCGTCACGAGCGCGCGACCGGGTTTCTCGAACTCCTGGCCGAGCTGTTCGTCGTGTTGCTCGTCTTGCCGGCGCTGCTGGTGTTGATCGTGACGATCATGGGCGTACTCTCGCCGGGACTGTCAGAGCAGGTCGCCACGCCCGTGGGACCGATGACCGTCCGGAGCGTGCTCGTCTACGGCAGTGCCGGCTTCGTTCTCGCGGCGGGCGCGTCGGCGTCGCTGCTGGTCTCGGCGATTCGGCCACACAGCGCCAGCGCACCGTCCTACACCGCTCCGGCGTCGCTCCGCTCGATCGTCGAGACGGCGAGTCGGAACCCGGCGAGCGCTGCGCGCGTGCTGGCCCCGACGGTGCCCGTCGTCGTCGCCGTCCTCGTGGGACTCGGCTATCGGCCGGTCAACGTCGCCTTGCTCGCCTACGTCGCGTACGGACTTCCGGTCGGGGCCGTCGCAGTTCGACGCGCCAAAGTCGACGACGCGAAAGACCGCGAGATTCAGGACTTCGTCCACGCCGTGTCGGGCCACGTCAGTCTGGGTCGGCCGTTCAGCGAGGCCGTCGAGCGGGTGGCCGAGGAGGTCGACCTGGGCGCGCTCCAGTCGGACGTGGACCAGCTCGCGTTCACGCTCGGCCTGACCGCCAGTCCGGACGACGACGCCACCGACGGCCGGGCCGCGGCACTCGATCAGTTCGTCGAGCGGGTCGGGACGCCGATGGCAGAGCAGACGATCGGGCTCGTCGTCGGCGCTCTCGACGCCGGCAGCGACGCCGAAGACGTGTTCGAGACCCTCCAGACGGAGATCGGGAAGCTCTACCACGAGCGCAAGGCGCTCCGCTCGTCGCTGCTCGTCTACGTCGCCGTCGGCTGGACGACGGCACTGCTCGTGGTCGGGATCGTCGTCGCGGTCAACGCCTACGTGCTGGACGGGTTCGCACAGCTCTCGACGGTGTCGAGTGGCCCCGGCATCACGATCGATCCGACCGCCGTCGATCCGCCCCGCGACCGCTATCGGTTCTACGTCGTCACGCAGGCGACGATGCTTGGCTGTGGGTGGTTCGCCGGCACCGCGAGCCGCGGGCGCTACGAGGCGCTCCTCCACTCGGGCGCGCTCGTCGCCGTGGCCTACGTCGTCTTCACCGGGGCTGGGATGGTATGACCGACCGCGCACAGTCTCACGTCGTCGGCGTGGTCTTGCTGCTCGGACTGACGGCCATCGCGATGGGCGGGCTGACCGCGACGATCGGGACGATCGTCGACGACCAGACGGCGAGTGCGGACGCGACTCGCGTCGCGGACGACCTCGACACCGCGTTGCGGCCGGTCGAGACGACGGGCCACCGCTCGGCGACGGTCAGCTTCGCCGACGGGACCCTCGGCGTCGAAGACCGAGAGCTCCGCGTCCTCGACACCAGTGGTGTCGTGGCGACTGTCGAGACGGACGCCGTGGTCTTCGAGAACGAGCAGCGCCGCGTCGGGGCCGTCGCCGGTGCGATCACCCGCGGCCGGGACGACAACACGTGGCTCAGAGCGACGCCACCGATCACGAGCGGACCAGACGTGCTCGTCGTCGGCGCACAGCGGCTCAACGGTTCCGGCAGCGTCGGCGGGACGGGCGGCGTGACGACGACACTCCGGACCAACGTCACGCACGACCGGCGGGCGCTCGGGAGCGGCGAGTACCGGGTCGCGATCGAGACGGCGACCCCCGGCGCGTTCGAGCGGTTCGCACGGGACCGCGGTCTGGACGCGACGGTCCGAGATCTCGACGGCGACGGTGTCCCCAGCGTCGTGATCGAGTACGAGGGGACGCGGACGGCGTATCTGGTCGTCCACGACATGCGACTGGAGGTGGGAGCGTGAACGACCGCGCGGTCACGCCGGTCGTCGAGAAGACGATCACGATCGGACTGGTCGCGCTCTTTCTGGCCGGCATGACTACCGCGCTGTTCGGCGGGGCGGTCCCGGCAGCCCGCGACGCCGCCGGGGCGTCGATCGGTGATCGGACGCTAGCGACGGCGACCGAACGCGTCGAGCAAGCGATCCCGCCGAACGTCGCGAACGTGACCGTCCGCGAGCGCGTCAGGTTGCCGGCGACGATCCGGGGCAGCGGCTACGCGATCGAGGCCGACGGTCGATCGCTCGTCCTCGATCACCCCGACCCCGCCGTCGGCGGCCGGAGTCGACTGGTCGTGCCACCGAGCGTGAGACGGGTGACCGGCTCCTGGGAGAGTGGCAGCGAGTCGACGGTCGTCGTCCGGACGGTCGAGGGCGATCTAGTGGTCACGCTCCGGGAGGGACGGCCGTGAACGGGCGCACACGTGAGGCGAGCGAACGCGCACAGACGGCGTTACCCGCCCTCGCGATTGCGCTGCTGGTCCTGACGATGGTGACGGGGATCGGCCTCGCACTGGCCGACGGCGCGATCGGAGCGGCCGACCGCGAGCCCGGTGAGCGACGCGTCGCCGTCTCGCTGGCGGCCGGCCTCGTCGCGCCCGAGTCGCCGCTGACGGAACGCGCGAACGTGCTCGACGAGGAGCGGCTGTCGAACGTAGACCAGCGCCGGCTGCGAACGGCGTTCCCGGTCACCGACGGGACGGCAGTCAGGGTCGAGCTTGACGGCGACCCGCTGGTGACGACCGGCACGCCGCGAACGGGAACGACGATCCGTCGCCTCGTGGTCGTCGAGGAGCGAACGACGGAACGGATCGAGCCGTCGCTGGGCTGGCAACGGCGCGTGACGCTGCCACAGCGGGGCGCTGGCGCACGCCTCACGCTCGTCCCGCCGGCCGGCACGAACGTGACCACGGTCCGAGCGAACGATCGCGTCGTCCTCCACGACGAGGACGGGCTCGCCGGCACCTACGAGATCGATCTCTCCAGATTCGAAACCACGACGTTGCAGTTCTCTGCGAGCGGGCCGCTACCGGACGGCAGCGTCGAAGTGGAGTACGACGCGCTCCGGACGCGCAAGGCGACGCTGGCGGTGACCGCCGATGGATAGGGCCCAGCTACCGGTCTCGCTGCTGGAAGCCGCACTCGGCGTCGTCGTGATCCTCGCAGTCGCGCTGGGGTTCGTCGTCGGTGTGCCCACGCCCGACACCCGAGAGCTACAGTTGACCGCCTACGCGAACGACGCGGCGACGATCCTGGTGAACGAACCGCCGGAACACCGAGATGCGACGCGGTTGGCCGAGGTCCTCGCCGACGAGCGGTCCTTCCAGCGCGAGCGGGGCGAGCTACGGGATCGGACCGGCGCGATCCTGCCCGACAACATCATGTTCAGGGTCGAGACACCACACGGAGCCGTCGGGTTTCCGGTCCCTGGGGGCGTCACTACCGGCGAGGCCACCGTGACGACTGTCGAGGGAGCGCTGACGATCCGGGTGTGGTACGCGTAGCCGGCGACACGACGAGTCGGCCGGAACGACGCGGAGCGAGAGTGGTGGGCGGTCACTCGTGGGCGGTGTCACCGCCAGATCGAAGCGTGGAGGCGGCACCGACGAGCGCGGTCACGCCGCCGACGACGACGAACTTCATGGGTCCTTCGGACGGCCGGTCTTCGAGGAACGCCTGCCCCGGCGAAGCGGGGTTGACGTACGCCGTCACCGTCTCGCCGACCTCGTACTCCGAGAGAGCGTCCTCGGCCGCCGAGCGGGTGTCGTAGTCCGTCGCGATGCTCGACGGACGAATGTCGTTGCCGGTGTAGGTCGTGCCGTCGTACTGGTACTCGAAGGTGACCGTCGGCTCGTAGTCCGTGCGGCCGCGCCGCTGGGGTATCGTCTCGACGCCGGTGTCGGTGATCGTCGCCTCGATCGTCGTCGTGTCCGACAGCGTTTGAGCCTGTTGCTGGTAGTCGTACGCGCCGTAGCCGGCGATGGCGACACCGACCACGAGGATGAAGACGCTGCCCTGGAGGAGGTCGAGTTGTTTGCCTGCGAGTGAGAGTTTCGGGGACACGCCGGCAGGTGAAAAGCCGGAGCGACTTAAACCCCAGAACCTCGCGACGGGACGGACGACGGCCCCGTACTGTCGAGAGGGCCTCGCGTAGAGTCACGGCAGGTCGCTCGCTCCGAGAGGCGATACTTTATATCCTATCGAGTGGGAGTGAATGATACTGTGTCTTCGAGACGCCCGGACGCCCGGCGTGGGCAACTCGTCCTCGTCGCGGCAGTCGTCGTCGCCGTCGCGCTGATCCCGATCGTGGTGGCGTATCTACAGCTGGGCTATCACGCCGACGTGCGCGCTGGTGGAGACTACGACGATCCGACGGCCGACGCGACTCGAACGCTGACGCGGGCGCTGGCGACGGCAAGCGCAGACGTACCCGCAGCGCACGGGTGGACCGACCGCGACGACGCGGCGACGACCGTGCGTGATCGGCTCGAACCCCGCATCGAGCACGTCGAGCGGGCACGCCTCGACGCCGGTACGGCGCGATCGCTGAGCTACAACGCGACGGACGCCCAGCGGTGGGCGGCGTCGTCGTGTCCGAGTGGCGACGGACGGTCGTTTGGTCGCTGTGTCGCGATTGACGGCGTCGTCGTACAGGAGCGGGCCGATCGGACGCACGTCCTGGGCGTCGCCGTCGACCTCACCGTGACGAGCGAGCGTGGACGGACGATGGCGACGGTGCGGGTGCCGACGGTGGCGGGCCGCGAGAGCTGATACTGCCGGCTGTACCTGTTTCGACATATTCGCGACCACGGGGTCGCGAAATTCTTCACAGACGTACAGCCGGCAGGATGACGAAGACGGATCGCTGCGAGCGTCAGGTATTTGTTTTCGAGACGATAACTCCGGGAGAGTACCGATGACAGACCGAGAGGTGATGAGCGATCTCCAGTTCCTGACTGGATCGCGTCACCGGGCGACGATACTCGCCGCACTCAGCGAGGAGCCGCTGCGCCCGACGGAGCTCTGTGATCGCGTCGAGGCGACGCGGACCACGGTCCAGCGGATCCTCGCCGGTTTTCGAGAGCGGACGTGGGCCGAGAAGATCGACGGGCGATATCGAGCGACGCTGACGGGGCGACGAGTACACGAGCGATATCGAACCCTCTGGGAGACCGTCGAGCGAGCCGACAGGCTCGCGCCGCTGGCGACGCATCTGGATCCGTTCGACGAGCCGCTCCCAGCCGAAGCGTTCGAGCGCGGAACGATCACGGAGGCGACCGAGCAAGAGCCCCTGGCGGCAGTCGACTGCATCGTCGAGTGGCTGAGAGACAGCCAGGGCGACCACATCGAGACGACGACGCCCATCGTCGCCAACACGTTCAACGAGACCGTCTCGGGACTGCTGGAGACGGAACTCAGCGTCGAGATGGTGATCGACGAGAACGTGTTGGAACGATCGATGACCGACTTCGAGACCGCACTCGAACGGGGGCAGACACACGAGTGTGTCGACGTGTGGGTCGCGCCGGAACCGTTGACCGACGGACTGATGGTCCGCTCGGACCACGCTGCCGTCGTCGCCTACGACGAGACGAACAACGTCCGTGCGGTGCTCGAATCGGACGACGAGACTGTCGTCGAGTGGGGACGCCGGCAGTTCGAGACGACGAAAGGCCGGGCACGACCGCTGGCAGACGTACTCTCCGAGAGTAGCGTCGAGGAGTAGCGCGAATCGTCAGCGGGGTGGTGATCGACGCCGCCGGGCGACAGACGACGGGTCGAACCACGGGCTCGGCTACGGGGCGGTCCGAGGTGGCGACGCCACCACGTATCGATAGCAGTTCTTGGAACACCTATAGTTACCTGCCGCCAAGTGTTACAGGGGCTGTAACAGCACTGTCGGAGCGATCCTGCACATCGTATATATACTCGCCGACCGAACTGATAGACATGTCACCGCCCGGACGTGAAGTCGAGTACACAGAATCCGACGTGATCGAGGTGTTCAAAGACCGCGACGACTACGCCGAGCCGTTGACGGCCTCGGAGGTCGCGGAGTTGCTTGGCTGTTCCCGACGGACCGCCCTGAACAAACTGCACGACCTCCAGGAGAGTACAGATCTGACGAGCAAGAAGGTCGGCGGTCGGAGCCGCGTCTGGTGGATCCCGGTCCGGATGGACTAGTCGAAGCCCCACTCTTCGGCCCGTTGCTTGGCTTCCGCTCTGGCCTGTTGTTTGATGGCGTCGATCTTCGCTTCGTCGTCGAGAAACGCCTCGACTGCACCGGCCTCAGAGCGGTCGGGATCGTCGTCGGTTGGCGTTTCCGTCTCTCGGTCGGCCGGGGCAGCGCGCCTGGTACTGGCCGCGAGGGCGGGATCACCCGCGAGACGTTCGGCGGGCATCCCGGGTGGCACTGCGAGTTCGGCGTGGTCGCCGATCCGGGCCAGTGCCGCGTCGTCGAGCGCGACGAGTTCGACGTGGTAGGGTCCCGGCATCCCCAGATCGGCCAGCGCACTGGGGCCGCCACGATCCGTCCCGGTGTAGTAGGCCTGTTCGGGCACGCCGTCGCGAAACGTGACGATTCCGTGGCCGCCAGCGTCCAGCAACAGCGTCTCCTGGGGCTCGAAGACGGCGTACCCCGTCAGAGACCGATCGAGCGCGGCCGCCAGCGGATCGCGCGGATCGGCGACGACCCGCGAGTGGACCAGCCTCCCCTCGGGGACGTTCATGGCGAGTCGGGGATCACGGCACTCCGGAACCGATCTGCGACCGCCTCGGAGCCGCGATCGCGAACGTCGATCCGCGTCGCCGCCCGCCTGAACGACGTTGCCGGCGGCGAAGACGGCGCGTGAGCAAGCAGTGGCCGACCGGCCCGCCGAGCCTCACGAGCAGCCTCGCTGGCCGGCACCGTCGCCAGCGTCGGCCCGTCGAAGTACTGCTCGGTCTTGGCCGCGATCTCGTCGATCGCGTCGTCGTCGTGGACCTTGTTGAAGAGGAGTCCGGCCACGTCGGTGCCGTAGGAGGTCGCGTACTCCTGTACTTTGAGCGCGTCGGACAGCGCCGGAATCGTCGGCTGCAAGACGACGATGACGCGATCGGCCAGTACGATCGGCAACACGGCCGAGCGACTGTCGAGGGCCGCGGCCGAGTCCAACAGCAGGATATCGGTTTCCGCGGCGAGGTCGGCCACGACGGCACGCAGACGGGTCGGGTCGGCGTCGCGAAAGTCGTCCAGGCTCGTTCCACAGGGGACGACCGTCATCCCGAACCGTTCGTAAGTCGCCGCTTCGACCGGCGCGTCGGCCGCGAGCACGTCGTGAAGCGTCGTCTCCACGTCCGCAAGCCCCGCGTGAAACAGCATGTTCGCCATCCCCGTGTCGGCGTCGACGACCGTCACGTCGTACTCCTCGGCCAGAGCCATCCCCAGCGCAAGCGTGCTGGTCGTCTTGCCGGTCCCACCTTTACCGCTCGCCACCGCGAAGGCCTCGACCATCGTACGATCGGCTGTCTCGCCTTGTTTTAAACAGTTGTGGATGTGGACCGAACGCAGCCGGTCAGTCGCGCCGCCCGACAGCCGCAAGCGAGGTCGCTGCCAGTCCGGCGAGGAAGATCGGCGGCAGTGGCCCCGAACCACTGGGTCCCGACTGGGAACTTTGACCCGGCGGCGGTCCACAGGAGGTCGCCGTGCCAGCAGTGCCCCCGGCAAACTGACACTCGTCGGTCGCAGATTTGACGACGACCGTCGAGATCGACTGTCCGGCGCTCCACTCGACCGTCACGACTTCCGACTGTCCGGTCCCGCTTTTGTACTCGGTCGGAGTCACTGTCACGCCCATCGAATCACCGCCCTCTGGCACGAACGTCCCGTCGCCCTGGTCCTCGAATTTGACCAGGAGGCGCTCGCCTTCGGGACACGGATCGTTGCCCGGTCCCTGTTCGCCCGGGACACAGAACGCGACGAAGCTGATCGCCGCGAGATTCTGTGGGGTGTCGGTCGGCGTGTCGGTTGGCGTGTCTGTCGGCGTGTCGGTTGGCGTGTCCGTCGGGGTATCGGTCGGAGTATCCGTCGGGGTATCGGTCGGAGTATCCGTTGGGGTATCGGTCGGCGTGTCGGTTGGCGTGTCGGTCGGAGTGTCCGTCGGCGTATCGGTCGGAGTATCCGTCGGGGTATCGGTCGGGGTGTCCGTCGGCGTGTCGGTTGGCGTATCGGTCGGAGTGTCCGTCGGCGTGTCCGTCGGCGTATCGGTCGGGGTATCCGTTGGGGTATCGGTCGGAGTGTCAGTCGGGGTATCGGTCGGAGTGTCGGTCGGAGTGTCAGTCGGGGTATCGGTCGGAGTGTCGGTCGGAGTGTCGGTCGGAGTGTCAGTCGGAGTGTCGGTCGGAGTGTCAGTCGGAGTGTCGGTTGGCGTGTCGGTTGGCGTGTCGGTTGGGGTATCCGTCGGCGTATCGGTCGGAGTGTCCGTTGGCGTTTCGAGCACTGCACAGTCGCTGTTCAGCACGTACGCCGCTCCGGCGTCGGCTGCACTGTCGTTCCGTGGCGCACCGATCGCGATGTCGTCGAAGCTGTCGTTGTCGAGATCGCCAGCGTCGGCGACCGCGCGGCCCGCTCGATCGCCGGCCGCTTCGCCGCGGAAGATCGCGTCGGCGTCACTCAGCGAGACGTTGCCCGAGAACGACTCGCTGCCGGCGACGACGTAGGCCGCACCGGAGGCGTTCCCGTTCGAGTCGTTCTGTGGCGCGCCGACGAGCACGTCGTCGACACCGTCACAGGTCACGTCGCCGGAGCCAGCCGATGAGACGGCAACGCCCGCCCGGTCGCGGGCACCTTCGCCGTCCAGGCGCACGTCCGCGTCGGCCAGTGACACGTCGCCGGACAGATCGCGCTCGCCGTAGACGACGTACGCCGATCCTGCTGCGACCGTTCCGTTGGGATCGGTAAACGGTGCGCCGACGATCACGTCGGCAGTGCTGTCGTTGTTCACGTCGCCCGCGTGCGCGACCGACCAGCCCGCGCGGTCCGCCCCGTCGACGCCGCGGAGTCGCAGGTCGGCGTCGCCGAGATCTCGCTCGCCGCCGACCGCGCCGTAGACGACGTATGCCGCGCCGCTACCGGTCGATCCGTCGGCGGCCGTGTAGTTGTTCGCACCGACGATCACGTCGGCCGTGCCGTCGGCGTTCACGTCGCCAGCGTGCGAGATCGACCAGCCGGCCTGGTCGCCCGGCGACTCGCCGGTCAGCGTAGCGGTCGACTCCGCCCCGAGGTCGACGGTGCCAAACAACCGCTCGCCGGAGACGAGATAGGCCGCTCCGGCGCTGTCGTTAGCGAAGGGTGCGCCGACGGCGACCCCGTCGGGACCGTCGAGTCCGCTGGCGTTCGAGACCGACCAGCCGGCCCGGTCGCCCGGCAACTCGCCCGTCAGCGTCACGTCCGCGTCGGCGAGGCTCATCCGGTCGGCCATCGTGTCGCCGCCGTAGACGACGTAGGCCGCCCCGGCGTTGCTGGCAGTGCTGTCGTTGCCCGGTGCGCCCACGATCACGTCTGCGTAGCCGTCGTCGTTCACGTCACCCGCGTACGACACGTCGTAGCCGGCGCGGTCAGAGGCCGCCGCGCCGGTGAGCGTCACGTCGGCGTCGGCCAGCGAGACCGTGCCCGGATCGGTCGGGCCGAAGACGATGTAGGCCGCTCCGGCGTTGGTCCCGCCGGTGTCGTTCTCCGGTGCGCCGACGACGAGATCGTCGATCCCGTCACCGTTCACGTCGCCCGCGTACGCGACCGACCAGCCCGCGGTGTCGTTTTCGGCCGTGCCGACGTACTTCGTGTCGGCGTCCGAGAGGTTCGTCTCGCCGGAGAAACCACTGGGTGCTGACTGCTGGGCGGCGATGGCGTCGTCCGTCCGCTGTGAGACGCCCGCGTCGTCGCCAGCGAGTGCTGTCACGCCCGCGACGATGGGGCTCGTCGCGACGACGGCGGCGATCAAGACGACGACCGTCGCCCGCCTGGTCCGCGATCGGATCTGAGAGCTGTCACTCATTATAGCAGACGAGAGCTGTGACACACTTCGTTATGGAGACAGAATTGGCGGAAATCCGATCCAACTCCCTCGAAATCGGCGACTATCGTGGCAACTGACACGGACGGTTGTCGCGATGTCCCGGTGAGCGTCGGGACTGGTAGACGCTCACCGGTACGCAACGACGACGTTCCGCATGTAACGGTCCACACAGCAACAGTCGATCACGATGCCGAAGAAGTGCGATAGGGCCAGATTACCGGCTTCGGCCGGCGACACTCGACCCCGAACTCAGAACTCGGTGCCCTTGCGCGCACCCTGGCCGTCGTCCAGCGGGTGGCGTTCCTTCGCGACGTTCGTGACGAGGTCGGCGTGCTCGGTCAGGAACGCCGGGCGCTCGTGGCCGCCGGTCAACACCAGTTCGAGACCGTCGGGCGCTGCCTCGATCAGCTCGATCACGTTCGCAGGCGCGATCAGGTCGCGGTTGGCGGCGTAGATGATCTCGTCGAGGACGAGCATGTGGACCCCGTCTTCGGGCGGGCCATCG
Above is a genomic segment from Halomicrobium sp. LC1Hm containing:
- a CDS encoding ribbon-helix-helix domain-containing protein gives rise to the protein MRPKIPDSLARRVEAVCEDGGYATASELIRDATRERVAELEAQEVAEA
- a CDS encoding type IV pilin, translating into MTDRAQSHVVGVVLLLGLTAIAMGGLTATIGTIVDDQTASADATRVADDLDTALRPVETTGHRSATVSFADGTLGVEDRELRVLDTSGVVATVETDAVVFENEQRRVGAVAGAITRGRDDNTWLRATPPITSGPDVLVVGAQRLNGSGSVGGTGGVTTTLRTNVTHDRRALGSGEYRVAIETATPGAFERFARDRGLDATVRDLDGDGVPSVVIEYEGTRTAYLVVHDMRLEVGA
- a CDS encoding HTH domain-containing protein; protein product: MSPPGREVEYTESDVIEVFKDRDDYAEPLTASEVAELLGCSRRTALNKLHDLQESTDLTSKKVGGRSRVWWIPVRMD
- a CDS encoding winged helix-turn-helix domain-containing protein: MTDREVMSDLQFLTGSRHRATILAALSEEPLRPTELCDRVEATRTTVQRILAGFRERTWAEKIDGRYRATLTGRRVHERYRTLWETVERADRLAPLATHLDPFDEPLPAEAFERGTITEATEQEPLAAVDCIVEWLRDSQGDHIETTTPIVANTFNETVSGLLETELSVEMVIDENVLERSMTDFETALERGQTHECVDVWVAPEPLTDGLMVRSDHAAVVAYDETNNVRAVLESDDETVVEWGRRQFETTKGRARPLADVLSESSVEE
- a CDS encoding DUF2213 domain-containing protein, with the translated sequence MTEEMETTERTNGWFQNSVGSANVRSVQRNGREYLRFPLVPLREMVLDYPENGTQEYLPAESIAETVEAWDGVPITFSHPENRDKTARHPTAYTGIVIGEFFDPEFVGGEKLRGTALVDVEKAESIGDTAEQVVEELRAGEQLNVSAGYATVDDEHTTGTFQGDHYDLIQGPLFPDHIAVFPDNMEVMARCSPADGCAAPRVNCVCADCTDEQSPATETTNMSSPEIERLRDQLAALTKDVQELHASMDDDGRSRTNQTSRSNNAPAPGRTAYEQRKSDTPDYGPAGAPGGSKTEKRRLNASDEDGDSPAAGRSAWKQRQNGEAGGDNRHSDRDVPASGRSAWEERSDD
- a CDS encoding DUF3592 domain-containing protein: MSPKLSLAGKQLDLLQGSVFILVVGVAIAGYGAYDYQQQAQTLSDTTTIEATITDTGVETIPQRRGRTDYEPTVTFEYQYDGTTYTGNDIRPSSIATDYDTRSAAEDALSEYEVGETVTAYVNPASPGQAFLEDRPSEGPMKFVVVGGVTALVGAASTLRSGGDTAHE
- a CDS encoding type II secretion system F family protein yields the protein MATETPRQLNPIDRGLYALFAQHADSGRHDGDRVRYRAADLDASFELYLARTYGLAWVAGLAGCLFTLVVTAVVPPSVLAEVVAFFQNGVPIVNQVHWPVVPRPVVAVGAGLVGGGVLRLLVVRAGSTYLRWVGEARRSDIEATLPGAVRYLRVLASGEHDQRAMLRRVADQDAYGETAVAFQRILNRAALTGSLDEGLEHVASETPSRDLLAPFLLKFREHANQSADALEGYLQMEGRLLSHEQSRRHERATGFLELLAELFVVLLVLPALLVLIVTIMGVLSPGLSEQVATPVGPMTVRSVLVYGSAGFVLAAGASASLLVSAIRPHSASAPSYTAPASLRSIVETASRNPASAARVLAPTVPVVVAVLVGLGYRPVNVALLAYVAYGLPVGAVAVRRAKVDDAKDREIQDFVHAVSGHVSLGRPFSEAVERVAEEVDLGALQSDVDQLAFTLGLTASPDDDATDGRAAALDQFVERVGTPMAEQTIGLVVGALDAGSDAEDVFETLQTEIGKLYHERKALRSSLLVYVAVGWTTALLVVGIVVAVNAYVLDGFAQLSTVSSGPGITIDPTAVDPPRDRYRFYVVTQATMLGCGWFAGTASRGRYEALLHSGALVAVAYVVFTGAGMV